A stretch of Miscanthus floridulus cultivar M001 chromosome 13, ASM1932011v1, whole genome shotgun sequence DNA encodes these proteins:
- the LOC136502262 gene encoding WUSCHEL-related homeobox 10-like, with amino-acid sequence MDSHLGQAQAHHRGGEGEPTAARSRWAPKPEQILILGSIFNSGMVNPAKDETARIRLLLERFGAVRDANVFYWFQNRRSRSRRRARQLQQACGAGAAPQHPTAAAAVDGNLHGQNDSVSLFAVHGQGQARTAGMPAVAPMPPAVASSPHLFSDDIDGGDDLFAISRQMGLMSRGGDQHRCGYMANDASQLSYQPTGTTMTAAASIQVFINGVVYEVPFGGALLDLAGTFGHDAMLVHSSGEILPGFEINLIIR; translated from the exons ATGGACTCCCACCTCGGCCAAGCACAAGCCCACCACCGCGGCGGCGAGGGCGAGCCAACGGCGGCGAGGTCGCGGTGGGCGCCCAAGCCGGAGCAGATCCTGATCCTGGGGTCCATCTTCAACAGCGGCATGGTGAACCCCGCCAAAGACGAGACGGCGCGCATCCGCCTCCTCCTGGAGCGCTTCGGCGCCGTCCGCGACGCCAACGTCTTCTACTGGTTCCAGAACCGCCGCTCCCGgtcccgccgccgcgcccgccagcTCCAGCAGGCCTGCGGCGCCGGCGCGGCCCCGCAGCACCCAACTGCCGCCGCAGCCGTCGACGGCAACCTCCACGGCCAAAACGACAGCGTTTCTCTCTTCGCCGTGCACGGGCAAGGCCAGGCACGCACCGCCGGCATGCCCGCGGTTGCGCCGATGCCGCCTGCGGTCGCGTCGTCGCCCCACTTGTTTAGCGACGACATCGATGGCGGGGACGACCTCTTCGCCATCTCACGGCAAATGGGGCTCATGTCGCGCGGCGGCGACCAGCACCGTTGCGGCTACATGGCTAACGACGCCTCCCAGCTGAGCTACCAACCGACTG GgacgacgatgacggcggcggcgtctATCCAGGTGTTCATCAACGGTGTTGTGTACGAGGTGCCATTCGGTGGCGCATTGTTGGACTTGGCTGGCACGTTTGGGCATGACGCGATGCTGGTTCACTCCTCCGGCGAGATCCTACCTG GTTTCGAGATCAACTTAATCATCAGGTAG